One region of Mucilaginibacter gotjawali genomic DNA includes:
- the frr gene encoding ribosome recycling factor, giving the protein MSELIKKQVNDAKAHMDKAIDHCDGELLKIRAGKASPSMLDDIYVDYYGSPTPLSQVGSVNTPDARTIVVQPWEKSLLGPIEKAIMEANLGVNPQNDGVIIRINVPPLTEERRRDLVKKAKAEAETGKIAIRNIRKEANEKIRKLKTEGVSEDEMKVGEAEVQKLTDAYIIKVDSLSAAKEKDIMTV; this is encoded by the coding sequence ATGAGCGAACTCATTAAAAAACAAGTTAACGATGCCAAAGCGCACATGGACAAAGCCATTGACCATTGCGATGGCGAATTATTAAAGATCCGCGCAGGTAAGGCCAGCCCTTCCATGCTGGATGATATTTATGTTGATTATTATGGCAGCCCAACCCCGCTGAGCCAGGTGGGCAGTGTAAACACACCTGATGCGCGTACCATTGTGGTACAGCCATGGGAAAAATCACTGCTGGGGCCTATTGAAAAAGCCATCATGGAAGCCAACCTGGGCGTTAACCCGCAAAACGACGGTGTGATCATCCGCATCAACGTACCGCCGTTAACCGAAGAACGCCGCCGCGACCTGGTAAAAAAAGCCAAGGCTGAAGCTGAAACCGGCAAAATTGCCATCCGCAATATCCGTAAAGAGGCAAATGAAAAGATCAGGAAACTAAAAACTGAAGGTGTATCAGAAGATGAAATGAAAGTTGGCGAAGCCGAAGTTCAAAAGTTAACTGATGCTTATATCATCAAAGTGGATAGTCTTTCCGCAGCGAAGGAAAAAGATATTATGACGGTATAA
- a CDS encoding lmo0937 family membrane protein codes for MRSLVYIIVVVLIISWLLGGFAFHVGGDAIHIIIVIAVILLLFNLFGNHSDSYRRRWW; via the coding sequence ATGAGAAGTTTAGTTTATATTATAGTGGTTGTGCTGATCATCAGCTGGCTGCTCGGGGGCTTTGCCTTCCACGTGGGCGGCGATGCCATCCACATCATTATTGTAATAGCCGTTATTTTGTTATTATTTAACTTATTTGGCAACCATTCCGATTCGTACAGGCGCAGGTGGTGGTAA
- a CDS encoding aminotransferase class V-fold PLP-dependent enzyme has translation MDSTLIGEQEIQQLRAATKGTAQKVHFNNAGASLPPDVVVDTVINYLLEEAACGGYETEAKYKQQLDNTYDLVARLINAEKEEIAMVENASTAWMLAFNGIDFKPGDVVLTTEMEYVTNLIGLLNAKKTLGIEFKVILNDEYGNFSLEALEAAISPKTKLIAVTHIPSTAGGMIPVVEIGQIARKHGILYLVDACQSAGQIPVDVKEIGCDMLAVTGRKYLRAPRGTGFLFVRKAVQDQLKLTFIDGSTAASVSEDDFKVRDDARRFELYEKNRALILGLGKAVEYALDIGVDRIWLRIQYLAGLLRNQLENIEGITVHDAGDQQCGIVTFSVKGMDSATVKNLLGEKQINVSVGKAVSTLIYMNKHHLTSIVRASVHYYNTEEEIEFLCDTLKTILK, from the coding sequence ATGGACTCGACTTTAATCGGCGAACAAGAGATACAACAATTGAGGGCTGCAACAAAAGGGACAGCGCAAAAGGTCCACTTCAATAATGCGGGGGCCTCGCTGCCGCCTGACGTGGTGGTAGATACGGTGATCAACTATTTGCTTGAAGAAGCCGCATGCGGCGGCTACGAAACTGAGGCCAAATACAAACAACAATTAGATAACACTTACGATTTGGTAGCCCGCCTCATTAATGCTGAAAAAGAGGAAATAGCCATGGTTGAAAACGCCAGCACCGCATGGATGCTGGCATTTAATGGCATTGATTTTAAACCGGGCGACGTGGTGCTTACTACCGAAATGGAATATGTAACCAACCTGATCGGTTTATTAAACGCCAAAAAAACATTGGGTATCGAATTTAAAGTGATCCTCAATGATGAATATGGTAATTTTTCACTGGAGGCTCTGGAAGCAGCCATTTCGCCAAAAACCAAACTCATTGCGGTTACGCATATCCCTTCAACCGCCGGCGGGATGATCCCGGTTGTGGAGATTGGCCAAATAGCCCGCAAACATGGTATTTTATATTTGGTAGATGCCTGCCAGAGTGCCGGGCAAATTCCGGTTGACGTAAAAGAGATCGGTTGCGATATGCTGGCGGTAACCGGTCGCAAATACCTGCGCGCACCACGCGGGACGGGTTTTTTATTTGTGCGAAAAGCGGTACAGGATCAGTTAAAACTTACCTTTATCGACGGCTCCACTGCGGCCTCAGTTTCGGAAGATGATTTTAAAGTGCGCGATGATGCGCGCCGCTTCGAGCTTTACGAAAAAAATCGTGCCCTGATTCTCGGCCTTGGCAAAGCGGTGGAATATGCACTTGATATTGGTGTAGACAGGATCTGGCTGCGCATACAATATTTAGCCGGACTGTTGCGCAACCAGCTGGAAAATATAGAAGGCATAACCGTTCACGACGCAGGGGACCAACAATGCGGCATTGTTACCTTTTCCGTAAAAGGGATGGACAGCGCGACTGTAAAAAACCTGCTGGGTGAAAAACAGATCAATGTATCGGTCGGCAAAGCGGTATCAACCCTTATCTATATGAATAAACACCACCTAACCAGCATTGTACGGGCATCGGTCCATTATTATAATACTGAAGAGGAGATAGAATTTTTGTGTGACACACTGAAAACTATATTAAAATAA
- a CDS encoding lipocalin family protein yields the protein MKIFCIGLAACLSLFSGGVPNKTVSKVDLKNFSGTWYSLYSIPTLFDKGSRETTTHYNLNSDGYYDVATTCRDEDNKIRTIHSKIFPDKNTRDGQMKAQFIWPIKVDYWLIDLAPDYSWAVVGHPDYRFLFIMSRKPHMDKKLYDEIVARCKAMGYPVEKLVSQQFPHALE from the coding sequence ATGAAAATATTCTGCATAGGGCTGGCGGCCTGTCTGTCGCTTTTTTCAGGGGGCGTGCCTAATAAAACCGTAAGTAAGGTCGACCTGAAAAACTTTTCGGGCACCTGGTATTCTCTTTACTCTATCCCAACGTTGTTTGATAAGGGCAGCCGTGAAACCACCACCCATTACAACCTTAATAGTGATGGCTACTATGATGTGGCAACCACCTGCCGCGACGAGGACAATAAAATCCGCACCATTCACTCCAAAATATTTCCTGATAAAAACACCCGCGACGGGCAGATGAAAGCCCAGTTTATATGGCCAATTAAGGTAGATTACTGGCTGATAGACCTTGCCCCTGATTATTCCTGGGCTGTGGTGGGCCATCCAGATTACCGTTTCCTGTTTATCATGAGCCGCAAACCGCATATGGACAAAAAGCTTTACGATGAAATTGTTGCCCGCTGCAAAGCCATGGGCTACCCGGTTGAAAAACTGGTGTCGCAACAGTTCCCTCACGCGCTGGAATAA
- the gcvH gene encoding glycine cleavage system protein GcvH, producing MDFPAGLKYTKDHEWIKVEGNEATIGITEFAQRELGDIVYIDINSLGKEVAKDEVFGTVEAVKTVSDLFMPAAGTVNELNPALDKQPELVNSDPYGEGWMVKATLNDVADLESLLSAESYKSLIGV from the coding sequence ATGGATTTTCCGGCTGGATTAAAATACACAAAAGACCACGAGTGGATTAAAGTAGAAGGCAATGAAGCCACGATAGGCATCACCGAATTTGCACAGCGCGAATTGGGCGACATTGTTTATATTGATATCAACTCGTTGGGTAAAGAAGTTGCCAAAGATGAAGTTTTTGGTACGGTTGAAGCGGTAAAAACCGTTTCGGACTTGTTTATGCCGGCTGCCGGTACTGTTAACGAGCTAAACCCTGCGCTTGACAAACAGCCGGAACTGGTTAATTCTGATCCTTACGGCGAGGGCTGGATGGTTAAAGCTACCCTGAATGACGTTGCTGATCTGGAGAGTTTATTATCAGCCGAAAGTTATAAATCACTCATAGGCGTTTAA
- a CDS encoding FeoA family protein, with translation MTLSELVPGQMGIVKEFTDLEMSVKLMEMGCLPGEQVTVARIAPMGDPIAINVSGYQLSLRKFEASTIVLQ, from the coding sequence ATGACGCTTTCAGAACTTGTACCAGGCCAAATGGGAATTGTAAAAGAGTTTACAGACCTTGAAATGTCAGTAAAATTGATGGAAATGGGATGCTTGCCCGGTGAACAGGTTACCGTAGCACGTATTGCCCCTATGGGCGACCCGATTGCCATCAATGTATCTGGTTACCAGCTTAGCCTTCGTAAATTTGAAGCATCGACCATTGTTTTGCAGTAG